A window of Thunnus thynnus chromosome 17, fThuThy2.1, whole genome shotgun sequence contains these coding sequences:
- the snrnp25 gene encoding U11/U12 small nuclear ribonucleoprotein 25 kDa protein: MMMEERSQETAGGGHTEKDEEVERENLTAPDAEEGEEEEDEEALPHSEILDIFEEGLARLVQDPLLCDLPIQVTLEEVNSQIALEYGQAMTVRVLKADGEIMPIVVVQNATVLDLKKAIRRFMELKQQREGGVKHISWRYVWRTYSLVFQGEKLEDDKMRLKDYGIRNRDEVTFMKRLRKK; this comes from the exons ATGATGATGGAGGAGCGGAGTCAGgagacagcaggaggaggacaCACTGAGAAGGATGAAGAGGTGGAGAGGGAGAACCTGACAGCTCCAGAtgcagaggagggggaggaggaggaggatgaggaggctCTTCCTCACTCAGAGATTCTGGATATTTTCGAGGAGGGACTTGCTCGCCTTGTGCAAGACCCTTTACTCTGTGATCTGCCAATTCAG GTGACTCTGGAGGAGGTCAATTCTCAGATTGCTTTGGAGTACGGCCAGGCGATGACCGTGAGGGTTTTAAAGGCAGATGGTGAAATAATGC CCATAGTCGTGGTGCAAAACGCTACTGTCCTCGATCTGAAGAAGGCCATCCGCAGATTCATGGAGCTGAAACAACAACGTGAAGGCGGTGTGAAACACATCAGCTG GAGATATGTTTGGAGAACTTATAGTTTAGTATTTCAAGGGGAAAAGCTTGAAGATGACAAGATGAGGCTTAAAGA CTACGGGATCAGGAACAGAGATGAAGTAACGTTCATGAAGAGACTCAGGAAAAAGTGA
- the polr3k gene encoding DNA-directed RNA polymerase III subunit RPC10 → MLLFCPTCGNVLIVEEGQKCMRFACNTCPYVHNITRKVNNRKYPKLKEVDDVLGGAAAWENVDSTPETCPKCEHPRAYFMQIQTRSADEPMTTFYKCCNAQCGHRWRD, encoded by the exons atgttgcttttttgtcCAACCTGCGGAAACGTTTTAATTGTGGAAGAAGGACAAAAGTGTATGAGATTCGCCTGCAACACCTGTCCGTATGTACATAACATCACGAGAAAG gtaAATAACAGGAAGTATCCCAAGTTAAAAGAAGTGGATGATGTTCTTGGTGGAGCTGCAGCTTGGGAAAACGTGGACTCCACTCCTG AAACGTGTCCGAAGTGTGAGCATCCTCGGGCGTATTTCATGCAGATTCAGACCAGATCAGCAGACGAACCGATGACGACTTTCTACAAATGCTGCAACGCCCAGTGTGGGCACCGATGGAGGGATTGA